From a region of the Sminthopsis crassicaudata isolate SCR6 chromosome 6, ASM4859323v1, whole genome shotgun sequence genome:
- the SLC29A2 gene encoding equilibrative nucleoside transporter 2 isoform X2, with product MARGDAPEDDYHLVGTSFFILGLGTLLPWNFFITAIPYFQARLALVNVTGEPSGGNLTSPGDAFNFNNWMTLLSQLPLLLFTLLNSFLYQCIPERVRILGSLLGILMLFVLTAALVKVDMSPELFFSITMASIWFINSFCAILQGSLFGQLGAMPPMYSTLFLSGQGLAGTFAALAMLMSMASGVDAQTSALGYFITPCVGILVSTVCYLSLSHLEFARYYLDKKAPHPQAYELETRAELLQADEKNGFSGSPQKAMLALELEPEKEPKPGKASVSAVLRKIWMMALCIVLVFTVTLSVFPAITAMVTSSRGPGKWSQFFNPICCFLLFNTMDWLGRSLTSYFLWDACFITFMLLFALSNGYLVSLTMCLAPRQVLPHESEVAGALMTFFLALGLSCGASLSFLFKSLL from the exons ATGGCCCGAGGAGACGCCCCAGAGGACGA ctACCACCTAGTCGGGACCAGCTTCTTTATCCTGGGTTTGGGGACCCTGCTGCCCTGGAACTTCTTTATCACTGCCATTCCG TACTTCCAGGCTCGGCTGGCCCTTGTCAATGTCACGGGGGAGCCTTCGGGAGGCAACCTCACAAGCCCCGGGGATGCCTTCAACTTCAACAACTGGATGACCCTCCTGTCCCAGCTGCCTCTGCTGCTCTTCACCCTCCTCAACTCTTTCCTTTACCAGTG CATCCCAGAGAGGGTCCGCATCCTCGGCAGCCTCCTGGGCATCCTGATGCTCTTCGTCCTGACGGCCGCCCTCGTCAAGGTGGACATGAGCCCTGAACTCTTCTTCTCCATCACCATGGCCTCCATCTGGTTCATCAACT CCTTCTGTGCCATCCTCCAAGGCAGTCTCTTTGGGCAGCTGGGGGCCATGCCCCCCATGTACAGCACCCTTTTCCTCAGCGGCCAAGGCTTAGCCGGGACCTTTGCTGCTCTCGCCATGCTGATGTCCATGGCCA GCGGAGTGGACGCTCAGACCTCGGCCCTCGGCTACTTCATCACCCCATGCGTGGGAATCCTCGTCTCCACCGTCTGCTACCTGTCCCTGTCCCACTTG GAGTTTGCCCGATATTACCTGGACAAGAAGGCGCCCCACCCACAGGCCTATGAGCTGGAGACCAGGGCCGAGCTGCTCCAGGCTG ACGAGAAGAACGGCTTTTCTGGGAGCCCCCAGAAGGCGATGCTGGCCCTGGAGCTGGAGCCGGAGAAGGAGCCCAAGCCTGGCAAGGCTTCGGTCTCGGCCGTCCTCAGAAAG ATCTGGATGATGGCTCTGTGCATTGTGCTGGTGTTCACAGTAACCCTGTCCGTCTTCCCAGCCATTACGGCCATGGTGACCAGCTCCAGGGGCCCCGGGAAGTGGA GCCAGTTCTTTAACCCCATCTGCTGCTTTCTCCTTTTCAATACTATGGACTGGTTGGGAAGAAGTCTGACTTCCTACTTCCTGTGG GACGCCTGCTTCATCACCTTCATGCTGCTTTTTGCGCTCTCCAACGGCTACCTGGTGTCTCTGACCATGTGCCTGGCGCCCAG
- the SLC29A2 gene encoding equilibrative nucleoside transporter 2 isoform X1: MARGDAPEDDYHLVGTSFFILGLGTLLPWNFFITAIPYFQARLALVNVTGEPSGGNLTSPGDAFNFNNWMTLLSQLPLLLFTLLNSFLYQCIPERVRILGSLLGILMLFVLTAALVKVDMSPELFFSITMASIWFINSFCAILQGSLFGQLGAMPPMYSTLFLSGQGLAGTFAALAMLMSMASGVDAQTSALGYFITPCVGILVSTVCYLSLSHLEFARYYLDKKAPHPQAYELETRAELLQADEKNGFSGSPQKAMLALELEPEKEPKPGKASVSAVLRKIWMMALCIVLVFTVTLSVFPAITAMVTSSRGPGKWSQFFNPICCFLLFNTMDWLGRSLTSYFLWPDRDGRLLPLLACLRFLFVPLFMLCHVPERSHLPILFPQDACFITFMLLFALSNGYLVSLTMCLAPRQVLPHESEVAGALMTFFLALGLSCGASLSFLFKSLL; encoded by the exons ATGGCCCGAGGAGACGCCCCAGAGGACGA ctACCACCTAGTCGGGACCAGCTTCTTTATCCTGGGTTTGGGGACCCTGCTGCCCTGGAACTTCTTTATCACTGCCATTCCG TACTTCCAGGCTCGGCTGGCCCTTGTCAATGTCACGGGGGAGCCTTCGGGAGGCAACCTCACAAGCCCCGGGGATGCCTTCAACTTCAACAACTGGATGACCCTCCTGTCCCAGCTGCCTCTGCTGCTCTTCACCCTCCTCAACTCTTTCCTTTACCAGTG CATCCCAGAGAGGGTCCGCATCCTCGGCAGCCTCCTGGGCATCCTGATGCTCTTCGTCCTGACGGCCGCCCTCGTCAAGGTGGACATGAGCCCTGAACTCTTCTTCTCCATCACCATGGCCTCCATCTGGTTCATCAACT CCTTCTGTGCCATCCTCCAAGGCAGTCTCTTTGGGCAGCTGGGGGCCATGCCCCCCATGTACAGCACCCTTTTCCTCAGCGGCCAAGGCTTAGCCGGGACCTTTGCTGCTCTCGCCATGCTGATGTCCATGGCCA GCGGAGTGGACGCTCAGACCTCGGCCCTCGGCTACTTCATCACCCCATGCGTGGGAATCCTCGTCTCCACCGTCTGCTACCTGTCCCTGTCCCACTTG GAGTTTGCCCGATATTACCTGGACAAGAAGGCGCCCCACCCACAGGCCTATGAGCTGGAGACCAGGGCCGAGCTGCTCCAGGCTG ACGAGAAGAACGGCTTTTCTGGGAGCCCCCAGAAGGCGATGCTGGCCCTGGAGCTGGAGCCGGAGAAGGAGCCCAAGCCTGGCAAGGCTTCGGTCTCGGCCGTCCTCAGAAAG ATCTGGATGATGGCTCTGTGCATTGTGCTGGTGTTCACAGTAACCCTGTCCGTCTTCCCAGCCATTACGGCCATGGTGACCAGCTCCAGGGGCCCCGGGAAGTGGA GCCAGTTCTTTAACCCCATCTGCTGCTTTCTCCTTTTCAATACTATGGACTGGTTGGGAAGAAGTCTGACTTCCTACTTCCTGTGG CCCGACCGAGATGGCCGCCTGCTGCCGCTGCTGGCCTGCCTGCGCTTCCTGTTCGTGCCCCTCTTCATGCTGTGCCACGTGCCCGAGCGCTCCCACCTGCCCATCCTCTTCCCGCAGGACGCCTGCTTCATCACCTTCATGCTGCTTTTTGCGCTCTCCAACGGCTACCTGGTGTCTCTGACCATGTGCCTGGCGCCCAG